tggagggatggagggaggaaCAGTGGGAGGAGTATTGTAGCCCCCTCATCCTCACAGGTTAATATTGACACAGCCTGGGCAGATACAGCGCCACAAGCACTCATCAGTCACTTTCAGTGGTCCGATACAagtacatacacatgcacacaaggaccacacacactgactgcatAGCAAAGAAATACATATGCTCAAACATCATTGGACTGACACGTTGGGCGGGATGAaaagaaatatgttttcttgactgcagcagacacacacacacatgaaagtCAAACTTCCTTTATTAGTTTTACTCTAAATCTCTCTTTTGTTTAAAATTTCTACTTAAGTAAGCACAACAACAATTTTGAGAActttacaaaacaaacagttgTACAACAAATCTAGATTAATCaagcaaatatgttttcaaAAGTATCACTTTGCACACTTTATGTGTAACCCTGCGTAGCAAATTACGGTTCCCATAACATTGTTGTTAATCAttccagagagaaagaaaaaacaagttcccttgacaaacaaaacaattaattaatgcaactttccatccatcaatcactgtgtgtgtcaccgAATTACCATAATCTGTGCATGGTGGCTGTTTTAAGAGCAAACAGTTAATTTCTAAACAATAAATCACAAAGTGTCTCTCTACCCCTCTGTGTGCTTTGACAGCTTCGTCTCTCATTGCTACagatgaaggtttttttttttttttctgaaaccaCTCAAGTTTtactaaattaaattaaatcatatGTGCAATAAAAGGCAGCCTTTCAAAGTTTCCTATGCAGCTATatccaaaaatagaaaaggtTTATCATTAATTTgaggacacttttttttaaaaatcatactaataaaatgtcttttttggtCACTTTCAGGACTGGCACGATTATGTGGATGTGCTCAAGTCATTCAGTCACCACCATGGGTACGACAGTCTTGTGGTTctcttgtccatcagtgattcAGTTCACCATCCCCGCCAGCAGGTGGCTGTCTACTCAAACAATACAGATATCCTGAAACAGGTAAATCGCCAGAACAGTCAAGGAACAAGTTCTGTTCTAAGACCTGACTGACTGTGTCTCGGCTAATGGCTCCGGAGCCATTaatacaaatatgaaaatgaacaacagttgtttttcatttttatttatcattgcTATTTATCATTGCTCTAAACAAATAAGGTTTCATTAACTAAAATATGTGCCATAGTGTACGTATTTCACCTGGCATCTTGTCCTATTAATTTTGCTGGCCCAAAATtggcattttttcttttcttttcttctcttcaagatgtttgttttattggtaataaaattaaaattgtgttgttttgcttttttagtATTAGTAATATAAATAGGACATTTTATACTTAATAGGCTGTGAAACTTTTATTGCAATGATGTTTTGCAGCTTTGTGCAGGTTTTTTTGCTCAAAAATGGCTCTTTTGATAATAAAGGTCGCCAAGCCCCTGCCCTATAGCAATGATCTCTAGGACATGATGCTCAGTAGTAGTAAAAATGCTTGTTCTAGACTGCTAGGCAGTCATGTCATCCACACTCTAATAATCAAACTTTTCAAAAAAGTAATTTCAAAAAGattaactaaataaaataaggaTATGTTGTACATTTAAATAAGCTTCTATTGCAGATCTGCTCCGAGTTGGAAGAGTCTTCCAGCTGGTCTCTTTCTGGTGAACTGGAGGCTCTGGAGAGCCTTCAGGTCTACCATATTCCGCTCAACACATCTGCATCCTCTGGTACTCCACCACTGCTGGAGGAAGAGATCCGGGGCCTTCTTAAGGACTTTGTCGACCGGCGGAGTTCTGTATTAGCCTGCCACCCCAGTAGTAGGACCTCTTCCACAGAGGGAGTAGCAGGCAGTGTGGAGTTCTCTCAGGGATCATCTGGTATCAATGACATGGATGGTTCTGACATAGAGAGAGCCGAGGGGGGTAATGGTGATACAGTGGCAACAGCAAGGTATAAAACCTCTGAAATATCTATatgtctgtatttttaaatgacagcaGTAGTTCAGGGCAAATGAGATGTTCATGATTTTAGACAAATATGCAATTATGCATATTATGCAATTATGCAATTCACTgataccttttcttttttttaatctcttgcAAATAGGGTGATGGGAGATGGTGACGAGGACACGGGAGGTGTAGGAGTCAATGTTGGTGGGGAGCTGGTGAGCCCTGACAGTGGAATGACCACCATTCGTAGCAGCCGCTCCTCCAAAGAGAGTTCAGTATTCCTTAGTGATGACAGTCCAGTGGGTGAGGTTATAGCAGGTGGCGGTCCAGCAACAGGGCCAGGAGGACTCTTTCTGAGAAACCCCTCTCCTTTGGGGTTGTTATCGCTCTCACCTCCTGTCCCACCTGAGAGGAAGAAACACCGCTCTAGCAGAAACAGGAGTGATAACCTTGACCTGTTTCATTTTGACCCATTGCATAGCAATGACCAGTCTATACCAGCAGGGGGAGAGCTGGCAAATTctggagaaggaggagatgaagaTGAAAGAAGAGCAGGGAGCTCCAGCTTATCAGAACTTGAAGAGCTAAGCTTTCTTGATTTTTCTGCTCCCAACTCAGTTGGAGGACTTGAAAGTGGAAATTGTTCAATTGATCGCCGTGGTTCAAGCCATGGGAATGAGATGATTGACACCGTGGTTCCTCCAACCCCAGTCAACAGCCTGGTCGGTAGCCGCCCACCCAGCAGCTGTGGGGTCAGGTTCTTTCCAGAAGATGTTGTTGAAAGGATCAGTTGCCTACAACATAAAGACAGTGTGTCATCGTCTTTGTCAGAAACCTGGGATGAACTGGGCTTTGACACACAAGGAGCATTGTCCTCAAGTGACAATAATGTGTGGACTAGACCTAAAGATTCTGAGAGCCCACCTAATATTTTGGAAGAAGTTGGAGGCAAAGACTTAGTCGGTAAcatgagagaaaatgaaagcagaCAAGAGACCTTAAAGTCAGAAAATTCCCACTACAAAGGGAAAAGTCTTGAACCTCAGCTTAGTCTGATCACTGAACAGACTGAATCACATGAAAACTGGAACTCAGATTGTGTACTTAAGGATGAGTGGAAACCCGTTAGTTTAGCCGATCTTCAGCTCACGCCACCAGAGGAAGATTCAGCTGGAAAAAGCAAAGCTGGCATTACTGGAGCACAAGAAAAAACACAGTTgtcaacaaagaaaacaatcttGAACACTTTAACACCAGACACATCTAAAGAAGaggatgaaggaaaaaaaagagaccaaCAGCTCTTAGACTTCTGGACATACTCAGCTCAGAAGGGATTTCTTAAATCTGATAGTGGAACCACCACATCTTACCCCGAATCACTAGATATGTGGAATATGACAATCCGGGATGACAGTCTTTCACCTCTCACCACCCCTGACAACTTATCTGAAAACTCAGGTTCTTTCTGTGGACTGAACCCCAATATAAAGGGCAGCACATCTGTAGAAAGTCCACTGGGATACTCAGATGGTGGCATGGAGATGTGGAACACCACCATACAGGAAGACAGCTCTTCAGCAATGACCACTCCTGAAGGACCTGAAAATGGAAAGGACCTTAGTCACATGGATTCGGTGGATGCCGGTGAGACACATGCcaacaaacaagacaaagaagaaaacattttagaGGAGAAGAGTGGTATGTGTGAAGCATTTAACCAGCTACCTGAAGTTGTAAAAATAGTCATAGAGGCTGCAGAGGGTACAACACAGAGTGAAGAAATGGAGGACAAAGATCTACAAAGTGCTCAGAGCCAAAAGAACTCTgcagaagatgaagatgaaataTCCACCTATGAAGGCACTGACACGTGGGACTTACCTGTCTGTGGCATGGTCACCTCCACCTCTGAATACGACAACGTAGGAGCAGGTGTGTGGAGCCTGACATCCTCCCCTGACACTTCTACTTGCCCTATAGTAGACATGATACAGTTAGAGGAGCAGTCTAGCCCTTTTATAGCTGTGACCAAACCCATTCAGACAGACGAGAGAGTAGATATTTCAAATAAAGAACAGCCAGATAACCAAGTGTTTCTGTTTGAGGCAGCCAGTGAGATGGGTCACAGAAGCAGAGAAGGATCAGCGGAGACTGACTGGATAGAGCAACCCAGAGATCATTCCCCATTTCTTCTGGTTAGCTGCTCCACCAGCACTCAGCAAATTTCACGGAGTCAAGAGGAAGCTGCTGAACCTCAAATCCAGACTGATCAAGCGTTATCCCTGAGCTGTGTGACAACCAGTGAAGATGAGCTTGCCACTGAAAGCCAAGTGGGAGCTAAAAATGAGAGCACGGAAAGTACGTTGCTGAGCTCCAGTCCTCGTGGCGAGACCGACCCACTGAAAAACGATGACAGTTGTCACGCAGATAGTCAAGATGAACTTGGCCTAGAAATGGAATACATCTTTGTATCTGGCACAGTAAAAGAAGCTACAAGAGAGTGGCATGAGAGGCCTAAACAGAGTGAAAGGCAATCAAAGGGAACAAAGAAGTCCATGGCGACGTTTAGCATGCTGTCCTATGCTGCCTCAGTTCTGCAAACTCAGGCCCAAGCTGCAAAACAAGATTATGACAAAGACACGCTGCAAAATAAGGTACAACAAGTCAGGGAAACTTACCAAGCAACTCTTGATAGTGCCGCTAAGCGTCACATGGTTCCAGAAATTGTTGGTCCCAGTCAATCAAAAAATGACTCAGAAGCTTTTCATCAGTCAGATTCAAGACCAACAGGCTGCAGTCAATCAGAGTTTGAAGAAGGAAATTATGACAGTGAATCAAGCATTGTGCCCCGGAGTGTGTCTCCATCATTAAGATATCCATCAGATCACTTTTTGAAAACCATAGAGGAGGTTTATGTCCGCTCACAGATCTCGATGGAAGATTCGGACGAAGGTGGTCATTCGCCACCAGCTCCTTCACCATGTCCGGCTTCCTTGGGTGACTTTCAAGTCTGGGGTGCTCAGTTAGGCAGACAGGACACATCCCAAACCACATCTGAGCCGCAATCCCCCGTGCTTACCAACAGTTCAGCCTCCCATACCAGCTCTCTGATTGGCACCCCTGTAAATGAAACATGTGTTTCTATTGACAAAAGACTCGGGTTACCATTTTCTGGAGATTTAATGGAAGAGGAAAATGAcgaggaggagcaggatgagGAAACTGACGCACTAGAGCACACTAGCCTTCCAAAATGGACCTCAGAAGTACAAAGAGAgagggaagaaagaaaagagttaGTGTCTTCAGACCTACTGAGCTTCACTGATGACCTGATTGGAGATTCTTCATTTCAACAAGCACATGAGCCAAAGAGGGATGGGTTTCTACTCAACAGAGTGGATTACTGTGATGGACAACCTATAAGGACTGATGATTGGGATAAATGGTCTACTGAACATCAGACTGGAGATGTTGGAGCTTCACAAGATAGTTATTTAGCTGATTTAAGGTAAGCAACACATTCCAAATACTTATGCCTTAATTCCACATACACTGGAATTAGAAGTGACTTCATTTGTGGTAACTAGAGAAGGCGTACACCAGTTTTTCATACTTGATGTACTTTTCTACTCTCATGCTGCTAACAGCAAGTGAATGAAAATGCCTGCACACATAGACCTGTCTgtctttcacacaaacacacagatacacagagccctccctcccctccctctcccttgGTTCTTTTAGTCTCTAAAGTTTTCTCAATGAAGATTGAGTCGGAAGGCCCACCTGAGGACGTGAGCCTGGTGACccgtatgtatgtatgtatgtgtgtgtgttggatggATAAGTGACTGGCTGACTGACAGGATAAGTGAGAGCATGACGAGACTATGGCTGTATATAATACGTGAGAGAGAAACAAGCCCTGCATGTGTATGTAAGTCTATCTCATGTATTTAGCAGCAAGGTTTGATCtgcagctttgtgtgttttttgagtGTGTTTATAAATCTGTTTATGCCTCATTAGATATGCATTACCTGCCTCATTACAGCTGGAGACCCACCACAGCTAATGGAAACAGCTCCCCTAGCTCTCTTGCAaggtgttggtgtgtgtgtgtgtgtgtgtgtgctgttctgTCTAAGAGTGCGTATGCATAGGTAATCACCAGTACATCAGGAAAATAAGTTGCTCATGTAGCCTCAACACTACATTAGCAAATTTGTTTATGTTAAACATGTATGGTATTTGTGTTGGGTTTTCATTTAAACAATTTAACATTAAGGTTAGATTTAACACcacaaaacacaatgaaagtATCCTGGAGGCTGAACAACGGTATACAAATATACATGCTTTAAAAAACTGCTTTCTTCTTGGCATATTCTATAGTTTTCTTGCTTTCAGGCTTCCTTGCTTTGGCTGAAGCATtgctggtttttttgtttgtttgtttgtttgtttttggcacaTTACCGCCACCTGTTGATTGGTTGAATAATGGCTGAAATTGAAATCCTGTCACTCGTGCCCATCCACGTGCATTTGTGTCTCTGCATATTTAGAGGTGAACAAATAAGGGTCCAACTGCGTTGTGGTGCTACTAGCAGCCAAGAAGCCCACAGGGTGTCTTTAATGTAAAATTTAGTTTATtaaacacaccaaaaacaatTACACAATGAAAATTAAGCCTTCAAGGCACTTAAGTTTCCTAATGATATATTATACAGTGGACTTTTGACAGAGTTtgagtgtttgtttgctgtATAAATGCATATATGAAAAACACTGTATAGATGAAAAAGTATCACTGTGACTCCATGTGTATTAATTCTGAACTTTTACTTCTCTCTGCAATCATCTCCTTTTCCTGTGAAAGAACACACCAAGACATAACATCACAACTGTCGTCCCATCAAGAAAATGCTGCATATCAGTGGTCAGGACAACAGACCGTAACTCAGGGTCAAACCCAGTATGGCTACAACTACCATCACATCGACCAAAGAACTGAAAACCAGTGCACCTATCCAGCCTTTGTAGAGACCAAATCCGACAGAGCACGGCAAACCACTGATGTCTATGCTGAGTTTACAACTGATGCCACACCTACAAAATACAGATATGAACAGACTGATAACTATTTTGAAGCTGGAGCTAATGCCCCAAACTGCTTGGATGATGCACACTTTAGGTGTCAGTGCACAGCTGAAAGCCAGTATATAGATGCCTCCACCTCTTTGTGCAGTTCTGACCTCCAGTACGTTCAGTATCAAGCTGATGGCCAGGGTCAGTATGAGTCACAGTCAGACCATGCTCATTATCAGTCTGAAGGGCAGCCATTCTATCAGCCAGATGTCCACACTGAGGCAGAAGATCATGCACGGTATGTGCCGGAGGGATATGTTCACTTTTTCCTGTCAAGGTGAGCTTTTTTTGTCATACAGACTCAGTAAGATCAGCAGGTTATTCACTGTGTAAAACTTCAATTCTTACTCTTTTCTGGAATCTAAAAGTATGTGCTACTTTATTAGCTGACATGTCTGCTCCCTTTCTATcactgaacccccccccccctccaaaaaaaaaaaaaaaaaaaaaaaaacctggaagAAAGATTAAGACATGCAATGTTATTTTTtaaccacaagatggcagcacaGATCAAAATGAAACTGATCAGTTCTCTTACATTTTTTTGGTCAAAGCagcaatagaatagaatagaatgcctttattgtcattatacaggatgtacaatgagattggagcaAGGCTCatattcttcttctgcttcttcttcttcttctcctcatccttctccttattcattttttattaggCTAACTGCGTTTTGTTGCAAAACCATAAGACCTGGAAAATCAGAATGGCCCAATGGCTCCCAAATTTTCCACACTACTTAGATCCCAAATCTGAATGCATCACACCTCTATATTACAGTGGCCAAGATCATTGCAGTGCCATACATAGGAAGAAAAGCACAATAGTTCCACTGTAGTGAGTGACTGCACCATATAAGAAGATTTATAAAGTTAAACAATCATTATATAAAGAGAACTGGGTCCATTTCTGATGTACAATTAGCAAAATATAGTAATAAATGTGTGCCTCCAATGGTGGTGTGGTTAACACAGTCGCTCTGAAAGGAAATATTATTTGAACTATAGTGGTAGATAAATGTGCCTCAATAACAAAAGTTAAGTTCTGCCATCAGTATTAATTGCATTTATGCATATGATGCGTGGCTGAACATGCTTCCAGTGCATTTGTGCGTGTGGTTATTGCACACTGGTTATTAATTGTTCCTGTTAGCCGTTTGCATCATAATTTGTGTTTTGCTCCACTTTGTAATTCTGATAACCCGTGCCCTCTTTTAAGAGTTTCCATACGCACACGTCGTGTGACTTGATAGTGGAGAGAGTGGTTCAGTCACTCATGCTGCAAGAACAGTGTGAGGGAAAGGCAGGAGCCCTGTATAtgatggatatttttttttttttttttttttaaaggaaaaagaaaccttgtgtgtgtctgcaatcAAATGTGGCAGTCTCTGTGTTGCTTCTCTCTATTGTTAGCAGGCCTTAAGCTAATCAGAGTCTGTTAGAGGGGCTTTAgtttgcgggggggggggcaacactATTCAGCATTGTTTCTTCAGCCCACGTATGCAGCCTGGGAATGAAGCACTGAGTCTGtttctcttcatcttctttgtcatttttttcatgtccCGAGTCAGATGAACACATTTCACACTCTCTCAGATTCAGTGCCATGGGAACAGttagtactttttactttataGATGATTGTATTTGGATTGTTTGGCCCAATACTATGTGTAGTTGTGCCTCTGGTTGCAGTGGTTATAGCAATGATCATTTATGTTGTGGCTCATTATTGTATTTCTGAGCCTCTGAGCAGACACTCCCAACAGGAAGTTGGTGCAGCggggatgatgatgaggatggcCTCCAGTGAAGGCACTACAGAGGATGTGGATAACAGAGAAGGTaattaaacagaaacaaaattttaattgttcattttattttatataaattttattttagtgcACAAAATTCttcagccacccctcatttctttatattttgcttctgaTGAGCCAGACTTTGTAgtatgtttcttgttttttttttttgttttttttttaagtgatcttgaggaatagttctccaggctttctgaaggtctttccaagtttttctttggctgttttttcactcaatttcagttcagtccttgtacctgaccactttcagaggaatgtttttcacACTGGTTAAGCTACTTAAAATGCACCTATGAATCACGTAAACTCAAGCGATGAaccagtttttatttacacatatcagacaacttagcaaagaaccaattttaaattgtatttttaggctctttattagcagcctgtcacagaaacacaaaattttTCCCATTTCTATAGTTGAATTTACaagaaatgtcaaaaataacacagtttgacaggcataaaatggtatttttgcaccaacaaagtgattcccaaagagctatttgcTTTTTGGGAATCACATATAACCGGGTCTATGCCAGAGTACTGGAGAAGAGAACACATCCTTTAGTCAAACAATGGGGGTTTCATCATGGTCGTGGAACACTGAACCACCTCTTTATCGTcttgaggatatttgagtgtgtgtgggagtttgcccaactgGTTTGCATGTGTTATTTGGACTTGAAGAAGGCATTTAACTGAGTCCTTTGTCCTTTTAGGAGTGCTTCAGGAGTATGAGGTATCTGCCCACTAACCACAAGCATTTTAGTCCCCGTAAAACCGAAATATTACTGACAATAAGTCAAACTTGTTACCAGTGGATGATGGACTTTGCCAGGACTGCCCTCTGTCACTTAATCTGTTCATAaattttatgaacagaatttctagACATAGCCAAGAAGTGAAAGGCTTCCACATTGGTGGACTCAGGatgtcatctctgctttttgtggaagCTGTGGCTCTGCTTCATCAGATGGTATCCTACAGCTCGTACAGGAGCAGTACACAGTTGAGTGGGTGGTGGtgggaatgagaattagcacctcctaGTTCAAGGATGGTTCTCagttggaaaagggtggagtgacCACTCCATGTCAGGGACTAATAACTGCCTCAAGCACAGGAATTTAAATATCTCGGAGTCcacaagatggatggatggatggatggatggatggatggatggcttctTTAGTCAAAAGGAATCTTCATTCAGGATGATTTACTAAAGATACTTAATATTAAGAATTTTTCTGTTgactttttaatataaaaatcttGTTGTCATTAGGTGGTCACATgatctgtaatttttttttatagaaaatgAAAATCTTACAAAAAATGACTTTCTCTGAATAGACCAACCCTCCTCAGCTGATATATCAGGTGGGTCTAATCAAAGGAGAAAGCTGGCAGCTCCACCAATGAACGTGTCCCTAGACCGCAGTGAGGGGTCTCCTCTTTCAGAAGATACCCTGGATACAGAGGATGACACCTTGGATACTGGGGATGACTTGGATGTCAACTTGGATGAGTTGGACACACCTGATGAGGCAGACTCACTGGAATTTAACAGACGtggtgagaaagagagacacacaaaatacaaacatgTCCAAATGCACAAACGTGTA
This sequence is a window from Archocentrus centrarchus isolate MPI-CPG fArcCen1 chromosome 9, fArcCen1, whole genome shotgun sequence. Protein-coding genes within it:
- the LOC115785741 gene encoding uncharacterized protein LOC115785741, with the protein product MCEAFNQLPEVVKIVIEAAEGTTQSEEMEDKDLQSAQSQKNSAEDEDEISTYEGTDTWDLPVCGMVTSTSEYDNVGAGVWSLTSSPDTSTCPIVDMIQLEEQSSPFIAVTKPIQTDERVDISNKEQPDNQVFLFEAASEMGHRSREGSAETDWIEQPRDHSPFLLVSCSTSTQQISRSQEEAAEPQIQTDQALSLSCVTTSEDELATESQVGAKNESTESTLLSSSPRGETDPLKNDDSCHADSQDELGLEMEYIFVSGTVKEATREWHERPKQSERQSKGTKKSMATFSMLSYAASVLQTQAQAAKQDYDKDTLQNKVQQVRETYQATLDSAAKRHMVPEIVGPSQSKNDSEAFHQSDSRPTGCSQSEFEEGNYDSESSIVPRSVSPSLRYPSDHFLKTIEEVYVRSQISMEDSDEGGHSPPAPSPCPASLGDFQVWGAQLGRQDTSQTTSEPQSPVLTNSSASHTSSLIGTPVNETCVSIDKRLGLPFSGDLMEEENDEEEQDEETDALEHTSLPKWTSEVQREREERKELVSSDLLSFTDDLIGDSSFQQAHEPKRDGFLLNRVDYCDGQPIRTDDWDKWSTEHQTGDVGASQDSYLADLRTHQDITSQLSSHQENAAYQWSGQQTVTQGQTQYGYNYHHIDQRTENQCTYPAFVETKSDRARQTTDVYAEFTTDATPTKYRYEQTDNYFEAGANAPNCLDDAHFRCQCTAESQYIDASTSLCSSDLQYVQYQADGQGQYESQSDHAHYQSEGQPFYQPDVHTEAEDHARYVPEGYVHFFLSRHSQQEVGAAGMMMRMASSEGTTEDVDNREDQPSSADISGGSNQRRKLAAPPMNVSLDRSEGSPLSEDTLDTEDDTLDTGDDLDVNLDELDTPDEADSLEFNRRGDSEESVLAAGAASSDPGHKAVEESRLWRSVVIGEQEHRIDMKCIEPYKRVISHGGYYAEQKAIIVFAACFLPDSNCDNYNYVMENLFLYVISTLELMVAEDYIIVYLNGATPRRRMPGFTWMKRCYQMIDRRLKKNLKMFIIVHPSWFIRTLLGITRPFISSKFSSKIKYVHSLQELGEIIPMEYVHIPHSIVKLDTELQETTAEVDKGNSAV